One Corynebacterium yudongzhengii DNA window includes the following coding sequences:
- a CDS encoding FAD/NAD(P)-binding protein, which yields MIFMYINSSGTVTLVMIGGGPRALGILERVLAQAPEMLENEPAGLSIHIVDPYPPGGGHVWREDQDPHLLMNSRASDVTIFTDDTFTGSGPVRRGPSLAEWAQGEGAQAVANAPELAAECARIASDPRRFASRRLNAHYLHWAFEQVTGAAPEGVAIEHHAALAQRITGSDGNWLVTLDDGTHLPANLLVATVGHVVPEIDERAARWSEHARRHGLIHIPPSHTQDADLDVLSAGEDVLVEGMGLAFVDLVSLVTEGRGGRFREGESGSLEYEPSGKEPVIWDGSGRGVLYQSKKSATLEGPRPVLQHLTLAKLESLYSERGPLSFDDDVMDLVECDVYAAVADAGLPTEGRSRYQRLREANQPLSAHRCETAAEVEKAVVDYTPDNLEYSVNSSNQETAIVFDVLLKAHVFLSEHLPVDWLDEPSRRQFPAYWNWLFSFHASGPPPHRVRQILALHRQGVVRFVGPSMWIRPNETGFAAGSRDCSADVPAVESRILVQAHLPKPLAGHGGDRLQAQLVDDGLASVDTRTGKLAIDRATYRVLDHSGRAHETFWAAGPHTAEDPVGAFARPGIDASIFRYNDRVAGQIWETVGADEVRKARVSSANASA from the coding sequence ATGATTTTTATGTATATAAATAGTTCGGGGACTGTGACACTCGTCATGATTGGTGGGGGTCCGCGGGCGCTCGGGATCCTGGAAAGAGTCCTCGCCCAGGCGCCTGAGATGCTTGAGAACGAACCGGCCGGTCTATCCATCCACATCGTCGATCCTTATCCACCCGGCGGCGGCCACGTCTGGCGCGAGGACCAGGACCCGCACCTGCTGATGAACTCCCGCGCCAGCGATGTCACGATCTTCACCGACGACACCTTCACCGGTTCCGGGCCAGTGCGCCGCGGCCCGAGCCTGGCGGAGTGGGCGCAAGGCGAGGGTGCGCAGGCAGTGGCGAACGCGCCTGAACTCGCCGCGGAATGCGCGCGCATCGCCTCCGATCCCCGGAGGTTTGCCTCGCGCCGGCTCAACGCGCACTACCTACACTGGGCGTTCGAGCAGGTCACTGGCGCGGCACCCGAAGGTGTGGCCATTGAGCACCATGCGGCTCTTGCTCAGCGGATCACCGGCAGCGACGGCAACTGGTTGGTCACGCTTGACGACGGCACGCATCTCCCAGCCAACCTCCTCGTAGCAACGGTCGGCCACGTCGTACCCGAGATCGATGAGCGCGCTGCGCGATGGAGTGAGCATGCTCGGCGACACGGGTTGATCCACATCCCGCCATCGCATACTCAAGACGCTGACCTTGACGTACTCTCGGCGGGCGAGGACGTGCTCGTCGAGGGCATGGGCCTGGCTTTCGTCGACCTCGTGTCACTAGTGACCGAGGGCAGAGGGGGACGCTTCCGTGAAGGCGAGTCCGGTTCGCTGGAGTATGAGCCTTCCGGAAAGGAGCCGGTCATCTGGGACGGATCCGGTCGCGGCGTGCTGTATCAGTCCAAGAAATCCGCGACACTCGAGGGGCCTCGGCCGGTGTTGCAGCACTTGACGCTGGCAAAACTTGAGTCGCTCTATAGTGAGCGCGGGCCCTTGAGCTTCGACGATGACGTGATGGATCTAGTCGAGTGCGATGTCTACGCCGCCGTGGCCGATGCGGGCCTGCCCACCGAAGGGCGCTCGCGTTACCAGAGACTGAGGGAGGCGAACCAGCCTTTGAGCGCGCATCGTTGTGAAACTGCCGCCGAGGTGGAAAAGGCGGTGGTCGATTACACCCCCGATAACCTCGAGTACTCCGTGAATAGTTCTAATCAGGAAACCGCGATTGTCTTCGATGTACTGCTGAAGGCGCACGTCTTTCTTAGCGAGCACCTGCCCGTGGACTGGCTCGACGAGCCGAGCCGAAGGCAGTTTCCCGCTTATTGGAACTGGCTGTTCAGCTTCCATGCGTCTGGTCCGCCGCCACATCGTGTGCGCCAGATCCTGGCCCTTCACCGCCAAGGGGTGGTCCGGTTTGTGGGTCCTTCGATGTGGATTCGCCCGAACGAGACGGGTTTTGCTGCGGGGTCTCGGGATTGCTCGGCGGACGTACCGGCCGTGGAATCTCGCATATTGGTCCAGGCTCACTTACCGAAGCCGCTCGCCGGCCACGGTGGCGACCGGCTACAGGCCCAGCTTGTCGACGACGGCCTCGCCTCCGTGGATACCCGCACAGGAAAGCTCGCGATCGACCGGGCGACGTACCGAGTTCTCGATCACTCGGGCCGTGCCCATGAGACCTTCTGGGCGGCGGGGCCGCATACCGCAGAAGACCCCGTGGGTGCTTTCGCGCGGCCGGGAATCGATGCGTCGATCTTCCGCTACAACGATCGTGTCGCGGGGCAGATCTGGGAGACTGTGGGTGCCGACGAAGTTCGAAAAGCGCGTGTGAGCAGTGCTAATGCCTCGGCGTAG
- a CDS encoding amino acid ABC transporter permease, whose protein sequence is MFRSTPLLVQLLLWFNLGYLYERITIGLPGTGITLVDEQTSQLMTPFLAAILGLGLHQAAYAAEIFRGGIISVDDGQIEAARALGIPARDRWARIVFPQAMRVALPPAFNEIITLVKGTAIVYVLAYQELFLTVQVIYSRTQEVLPMLLVATIWYVVITSLLSVAQQHVEKRLNQGRK, encoded by the coding sequence GTGTTTCGCTCCACCCCGCTGCTGGTCCAGCTGCTGCTGTGGTTCAACCTCGGCTACCTCTACGAACGCATCACCATCGGGCTGCCAGGCACCGGGATCACGCTTGTCGACGAACAAACCTCCCAGCTCATGACCCCCTTCCTCGCGGCGATCCTCGGACTCGGGTTGCACCAGGCGGCGTATGCCGCCGAGATCTTCCGCGGCGGGATCATCTCCGTCGACGACGGCCAGATCGAAGCCGCCCGCGCCCTCGGTATCCCCGCCCGCGACCGCTGGGCCCGCATCGTCTTCCCGCAGGCCATGCGCGTGGCGCTGCCGCCAGCGTTCAACGAGATCATCACCCTCGTCAAGGGCACGGCGATCGTCTACGTCCTCGCCTACCAGGAGCTCTTCCTCACCGTCCAGGTGATCTACTCGCGCACCCAGGAAGTTCTGCCCATGCTCTTGGTGGCCACGATCTGGTACGTGGTGATCACCTCGCTTCTCTCGGTGGCGCAGCAACACGTCGAAAAGCGACTCAACCAGGGCAGGAAGTGA
- a CDS encoding amino acid ABC transporter ATP-binding protein, translated as MTGHVVLTDIRTSYGDTEVLHGVSLEVAPGTVTVIIGPSGSGKSTLLRTINKLTDIDSGLVRVDDEIIGYRIDETNPGVLHELKEKDVLRQRSQIGMVFQSFNLLAHLTALENVIEAPLRVHNTPKERARAEGLELLERVGLKDKTDSYPAQLSGGQQQRVAIARALALKPKVLLFDEPTSALDPELVDEVLTVIADLADSGTTMIVVTHEMRFARHAADTVVFMADGVIVEKGSPEDIFRHPHHERTRDFLARVTGVGA; from the coding sequence ATGACTGGACACGTAGTACTCACCGACATTCGCACCTCCTACGGGGACACGGAAGTCCTCCACGGCGTAAGCCTCGAGGTGGCGCCCGGCACGGTCACGGTCATTATTGGGCCGTCGGGATCCGGCAAGTCGACGCTTCTACGCACCATCAACAAGCTCACCGACATCGACTCCGGGCTGGTGCGCGTCGACGACGAGATCATCGGCTACCGCATCGACGAGACCAACCCCGGCGTACTCCACGAGCTCAAGGAAAAAGACGTCCTCCGCCAGCGCTCGCAGATCGGCATGGTGTTTCAGAGCTTCAATCTCTTGGCCCACCTCACCGCGCTCGAGAACGTCATCGAAGCTCCGCTGCGCGTGCACAACACCCCAAAAGAACGCGCCCGCGCCGAGGGACTGGAGCTGCTGGAGCGCGTCGGCTTGAAAGACAAGACCGACTCTTATCCCGCGCAGCTCTCCGGCGGCCAGCAGCAACGCGTCGCGATCGCCCGCGCGCTCGCCCTCAAGCCGAAGGTGTTGCTTTTCGACGAACCCACCTCCGCCCTCGACCCAGAGCTTGTCGACGAAGTCCTCACCGTCATCGCCGATCTCGCCGACAGCGGAACCACCATGATCGTGGTCACCCACGAGATGCGTTTCGCACGCCACGCGGCAGACACGGTGGTGTTCATGGCCGACGGGGTGATCGTCGAGAAGGGCAGCCCGGAGGACATCTTCCGGCACCCGCACCACGAGCGCACCCGCGACTTCTTGGCGCGGGTCACGGGGGTGGGCGCATGA
- a CDS encoding transporter substrate-binding domain-containing protein gives MSLTPRRLALSALAGIVSLTAVACVDPVDHGAIARAGVNLDPQQERINSEINPEVAALVPEEIAEDGALAIGHGKTSSPPLAVTASDNRTMLGVEIDLARNIAQTMGLEPELVPISWDAWPMRLATGDVEIMHSNIGITEERMERFDFATTRAGYLAIDRPTGSDVEVHDYEDISSLRIGLVPGTNQERIMNLWNEQLLAEGQEPAEIYYYSRDTDYILSLLAGHLDVSVSPYPSARFRENTRSDLEVAGRINAGWPDDSLVGSVTQRGNGLAPALAAAVNSMIADGTYQEILETWGISDEAIDLSEVYSLDERTS, from the coding sequence ATGAGTCTCACCCCGCGCCGGCTCGCACTCAGCGCACTCGCCGGCATCGTGTCCTTGACCGCGGTGGCCTGCGTCGATCCCGTCGATCACGGGGCGATCGCACGCGCCGGGGTCAACCTCGATCCGCAGCAGGAGCGCATCAACAGCGAGATCAACCCCGAGGTCGCCGCCTTAGTGCCCGAAGAGATCGCCGAAGACGGCGCGCTGGCCATCGGCCACGGCAAGACCTCAAGTCCTCCGCTGGCCGTGACGGCTTCCGATAATCGCACGATGCTCGGCGTCGAGATCGACCTGGCGCGCAACATCGCGCAGACCATGGGCCTAGAGCCGGAGCTCGTGCCCATCAGCTGGGATGCGTGGCCGATGCGCCTGGCCACCGGGGATGTCGAGATCATGCACTCCAACATCGGTATCACCGAGGAGCGCATGGAGCGCTTCGACTTCGCCACCACGCGCGCCGGCTACCTGGCCATCGACCGGCCCACGGGCAGCGATGTCGAGGTGCACGACTATGAGGACATCTCGTCTCTGCGCATCGGGTTGGTGCCGGGAACCAATCAGGAAAGGATCATGAACCTCTGGAACGAGCAACTGCTCGCGGAAGGGCAGGAACCGGCGGAGATCTACTACTACAGCCGGGATACCGATTACATCCTCTCCCTACTGGCCGGCCACCTCGACGTCTCCGTCTCCCCCTACCCTTCTGCCCGCTTTCGGGAAAACACCCGCAGTGACCTCGAGGTGGCCGGGCGGATCAACGCCGGATGGCCCGATGATTCCCTGGTGGGTTCGGTCACCCAGCGTGGCAACGGACTCGCCCCGGCTTTGGCTGCGGCGGTGAACTCGATGATTGCCGACGGCACCTATCAGGAGATCCTCGAGACCTGGGGAATCAGCGATGAAGCCATCGATCTCTCCGAGGTCTACTCGCTCGACGAAAGGACATCATGA
- a CDS encoding LLM class flavin-dependent oxidoreductase: MTEKLFFYRLPHVTSARDLRDALTRARDASVVGIYFGPATTGLYPLHQAAFGAQIAPEVLLLAAVEPVFTEPYHVTQQALTLDHASRGKAGLHIVPAPPEAAAEVGRPEPTAAEIDNEVADAIEVYQRLFDSWEDDAVIRDVETRRFLDKDKIHNIEFSGAPYSVYGASFTPRGPQGQIPILDHDQTEIEIVDDIDAATSAGEATRPATFRETLGLGHAPSRYARN, encoded by the coding sequence ATGACAGAGAAACTCTTCTTCTACCGGCTCCCGCACGTCACCAGCGCCCGAGACCTTCGCGACGCCCTTACCCGCGCCCGCGACGCCAGCGTGGTGGGCATCTATTTCGGACCCGCGACCACGGGCCTTTATCCCCTCCACCAGGCAGCCTTCGGCGCGCAGATAGCGCCGGAGGTTTTGTTGCTCGCGGCCGTCGAGCCGGTATTTACCGAGCCCTATCACGTCACCCAGCAGGCACTGACCCTCGATCACGCCTCCCGCGGCAAGGCCGGCCTGCATATAGTGCCCGCCCCGCCGGAAGCGGCCGCCGAGGTCGGCCGTCCGGAGCCAACTGCCGCGGAGATCGATAACGAGGTCGCTGATGCCATCGAGGTCTACCAGCGGCTTTTCGATTCCTGGGAGGACGACGCGGTGATCCGCGACGTGGAGACCAGACGCTTCCTCGACAAAGACAAGATCCACAACATCGAGTTTTCTGGTGCCCCCTACTCGGTGTATGGCGCCTCCTTTACTCCCCGCGGGCCCCAGGGGCAGATACCGATCTTGGACCACGACCAGACCGAGATCGAGATCGTCGACGATATCGACGCCGCCACCAGCGCCGGCGAGGCCACACGCCCGGCCACCTTCCGGGAGACCCTCGGCCTTGGCCACGCACCCAGCCGCTACGCACGCAACTAG
- a CDS encoding LLM class flavin-dependent oxidoreductase: MTTEFSPTGTIQFATLFQGVNTTTIWKLEESGSQIDFESFRRIAQTAERGLFSHFFLAEGLRPRELNGEIYDLDVAGRPEATTVLAAMAAVTERLGLVATQNTTYTDPVELARRMQTLDLLSEGRAAWNVVTTDNAWTGENFRRGGYLDREDRYTHALESLRIARALQAGQPVNVDGGYFSVRAEPTLPASPQGGPVIFQAGVSPQGKDFVSQHGDVVFSPFGDHPRALELRQDITARARSFGRDPNELKIFPAAEFIIADTEAEAPEKLAWVRCLQVGPEQTIAYFEQYWGTDLSHYDPDGPLPEIDPVVEETGVTRGVAFTGGGSAVELARQWRQEAEEKGQSMRDFATEKLQGRGQTFSGTASSIADELAEYARSGAVSGFHVVPWLIPSGLDDVVDHLVPVLQDRGIYPTEYAGKTLRENLGLAPVPAN, encoded by the coding sequence ATGACGACAGAATTCTCGCCCACCGGCACCATTCAATTTGCCACGCTTTTCCAAGGTGTAAACACCACCACGATCTGGAAGCTGGAGGAATCCGGCTCGCAGATCGACTTCGAGTCCTTCCGCCGCATCGCCCAGACCGCAGAACGCGGACTGTTTTCCCACTTCTTCCTCGCCGAGGGGCTCCGGCCGCGCGAGCTCAACGGGGAGATCTACGACTTGGATGTCGCCGGGCGCCCCGAGGCCACCACGGTGCTGGCGGCGATGGCGGCCGTGACCGAGCGCCTCGGGCTCGTCGCCACGCAAAATACGACGTATACCGACCCGGTGGAGCTCGCCCGCCGCATGCAGACCTTGGATCTGCTCTCCGAAGGCCGGGCCGCCTGGAACGTCGTGACCACCGACAACGCCTGGACCGGGGAGAACTTCCGGCGCGGCGGCTACCTCGATCGTGAGGATCGCTATACCCACGCGCTCGAATCGCTGAGAATCGCCCGCGCGCTCCAGGCCGGCCAGCCCGTGAACGTCGACGGCGGCTACTTCTCCGTGCGGGCCGAGCCCACCCTTCCCGCCAGCCCGCAGGGCGGGCCGGTGATCTTCCAGGCCGGCGTCTCCCCGCAGGGCAAGGACTTCGTCTCCCAGCACGGCGACGTGGTCTTCTCCCCCTTCGGCGATCACCCGCGGGCACTCGAGCTGCGCCAGGACATCACCGCCCGAGCCCGCAGCTTCGGGCGCGATCCGAACGAACTGAAGATCTTCCCGGCCGCCGAGTTCATCATCGCCGATACCGAGGCAGAGGCCCCCGAGAAGCTCGCCTGGGTCCGCTGCCTGCAGGTGGGCCCGGAGCAGACGATCGCCTACTTCGAGCAGTACTGGGGCACGGACTTATCCCACTATGATCCCGACGGCCCGCTGCCCGAGATCGACCCGGTGGTCGAGGAAACCGGCGTGACCCGCGGCGTCGCCTTCACGGGTGGCGGCAGCGCGGTGGAGCTGGCCCGCCAGTGGCGCCAGGAAGCCGAAGAGAAGGGCCAGTCCATGCGCGACTTCGCGACCGAGAAGCTCCAGGGCCGAGGTCAAACCTTTAGCGGCACGGCCTCCTCTATCGCCGACGAGCTCGCAGAATATGCCCGCTCGGGGGCGGTGAGCGGGTTCCACGTCGTGCCCTGGCTGATTCCCTCCGGGCTGGACGACGTCGTGGATCACCTCGTCCCAGTCTTACAGGACCGAGGCATCTATCCCACCGAGTACGCCGGAAAAACACTGCGCGAAAACTTAGGGCTGGCGCCCGTGCCGGCGAACTAG
- the tyrS gene encoding tyrosine--tRNA ligase translates to MTDNIIDELSWRGLINQSTDLDALREACAEPITLYCGFDPTGDSLHAGHLVPMIMLRRFQEFGHRPITLAGGATGMIGDPRDVGERSMLTEEEIAANMESIQTQLRMFVDFSEDRANHALMVNNADWTMQTNVIEFLRDVGKNFSLNTMLDRDTVKRRLESDGISYTEFSYMLLQANDFVQLRRSYDCVLQIGGGDQWGNIVSGVDLNRRMDGAKTHALTVPLVTDAEGNKFGKSTGGGKLWLDPELTSPYAWYQYFINAGDAVVIDYLKWFTFLSEEEIAEYARAVEEEPYKRAAQRRLAQEMTTLVHGAEATEAVELASQALFGRAELKDLDEKTLASALSETEVHRVAAGDARTVVDLFVGAGLAKSKGEARRSIKEGGAYVNNERITDAEWEPASEDLLHGHWLVLRKGKKNFAGVRITG, encoded by the coding sequence ATGACCGACAACATCATTGACGAACTCAGCTGGCGGGGCCTGATCAACCAGTCGACGGACCTCGACGCCCTCCGGGAGGCGTGCGCGGAACCGATCACCCTGTACTGCGGTTTCGACCCGACGGGTGATTCGCTGCACGCGGGCCATCTGGTGCCGATGATCATGCTGCGCCGCTTCCAGGAGTTCGGCCACCGCCCGATCACGCTCGCCGGCGGCGCCACCGGCATGATCGGCGATCCCCGCGACGTGGGGGAGCGCTCCATGCTCACCGAAGAGGAGATCGCGGCGAACATGGAGTCCATCCAGACCCAGCTGCGCATGTTCGTCGATTTCTCGGAGGATCGCGCAAACCACGCGCTGATGGTCAACAATGCAGACTGGACCATGCAGACCAACGTGATCGAGTTCCTGCGCGATGTGGGCAAGAACTTCTCGCTGAACACGATGCTCGATCGCGACACCGTCAAGCGGCGCCTGGAATCCGACGGCATCTCCTACACCGAGTTTTCCTACATGCTCCTGCAGGCCAACGACTTCGTGCAGCTGCGGCGCAGCTATGACTGCGTCCTGCAGATCGGCGGCGGCGACCAGTGGGGCAACATCGTCTCGGGCGTGGACCTCAACCGCCGCATGGACGGCGCGAAGACCCACGCCCTGACGGTGCCGCTGGTCACCGATGCGGAGGGCAACAAGTTCGGCAAGTCCACCGGCGGTGGCAAGCTCTGGCTCGATCCCGAGCTGACCAGCCCTTATGCCTGGTACCAGTACTTCATCAACGCCGGCGACGCGGTGGTCATCGACTACCTCAAGTGGTTCACCTTCCTCAGCGAGGAGGAGATCGCCGAGTACGCCCGTGCCGTCGAGGAGGAGCCCTACAAGCGTGCCGCCCAGCGCCGGCTCGCCCAGGAGATGACCACGCTGGTCCACGGCGCCGAGGCCACCGAGGCCGTCGAGCTGGCCTCCCAGGCCCTGTTCGGCCGCGCGGAGCTGAAAGATCTCGACGAAAAGACCCTCGCCTCCGCCCTCTCCGAGACCGAGGTCCACCGGGTGGCCGCCGGTGATGCCCGCACGGTCGTCGACCTCTTCGTCGGCGCCGGCCTGGCGAAGTCCAAGGGCGAGGCACGCCGCTCCATCAAGGAAGGCGGCGCCTACGTCAACAACGAGCGCATCACCGACGCCGAGTGGGAGCCAGCCAGCGAGGACCTGCTGCACGGGCACTGGCTCGTGTTGCGCAAGGGCAAGAAGAACTTCGCCGGCGTGCGCATCACCGGCTAG
- a CDS encoding Trm112 family protein has product MSLDPKLLDVLACPRDKGPLVYDEDKQLLINERLHIAYPIEDGIPVLLIDEAVDHPA; this is encoded by the coding sequence ATGAGTCTCGATCCGAAGCTTCTGGACGTGCTGGCCTGCCCCCGCGACAAAGGGCCCTTGGTCTATGACGAGGACAAGCAGTTGTTGATCAACGAACGCCTGCACATCGCCTACCCGATCGAGGACGGCATCCCGGTTTTGCTTATCGACGAAGCCGTCGACCACCCCGCCTAA
- the argH gene encoding argininosuccinate lyase translates to MAEFDKHATNEGALWGGRFSGGPSEAMFALSVSTHFDWVLAPYDVLASKAHARVLNRAGLLSDADLETMLEGLDQLGRDVADGSFRPDPTDEDVHGAMERGLIGRVGPEVGGRLRAGRSRNDQVATLFRMWLRDAIRDLAADTADLIDALAKQAEAYPEAIMPGKTHSQAAQPILLAHELLGHAQPLLRDLERFRDLDKRLAVSPYGSGALAGSSLKLDPEAIAEELGFDSAADNSLDGTAARDFAAEATFVMAQLAVDMSRLSEEVIYWVTPEYGYATLDDAWSTGSSIMPQKKNPDIAELTRGKTGRLIGNLSGLLSTLKGLPLAYNRDLQEDKEPVVDSVAQLRLLLPAMTGMISTLTFHPERMLELAPAGYTLATDLAEWMVRQGVPFREAHEASGSAVRIAEARGVGLDELTDDELASVDKRLTPEVREVLTVEGAVASRATRGGTAGPRVAEQRQRVIAAARDHRAWAKTPVRG, encoded by the coding sequence ATGGCGGAATTCGACAAGCACGCCACCAACGAAGGCGCGCTGTGGGGCGGGCGCTTTTCCGGCGGTCCCAGCGAGGCGATGTTCGCGCTGAGCGTCTCCACCCACTTCGACTGGGTGCTCGCGCCCTACGACGTGCTGGCCTCGAAGGCGCACGCCCGCGTGCTCAACCGGGCGGGCCTGCTTTCGGATGCGGATCTGGAGACCATGCTCGAGGGCTTAGACCAGCTGGGCCGCGACGTGGCCGATGGCTCTTTTAGACCGGATCCGACCGACGAGGACGTCCACGGCGCCATGGAGCGCGGGCTCATCGGCCGCGTCGGCCCCGAGGTCGGCGGTCGCCTGCGTGCGGGACGCTCCCGCAACGACCAGGTGGCCACGCTGTTTCGCATGTGGCTACGCGACGCCATCCGCGACCTCGCCGCCGACACCGCGGATCTCATCGACGCCCTGGCGAAGCAGGCGGAGGCGTACCCGGAGGCGATCATGCCGGGCAAGACCCACTCGCAGGCCGCCCAGCCGATCCTGCTCGCCCACGAGCTTTTGGGCCACGCCCAGCCGCTGCTGCGCGATCTCGAGCGTTTCCGCGACCTGGATAAGCGCCTGGCTGTGAGCCCCTATGGCTCCGGGGCGCTGGCGGGTTCTTCGCTGAAGCTGGATCCGGAGGCGATCGCCGAGGAGCTCGGCTTCGACTCCGCGGCCGATAACTCGCTGGACGGCACCGCCGCCCGCGACTTCGCCGCCGAGGCGACGTTCGTCATGGCGCAGCTCGCCGTCGACATGTCGCGGCTGTCCGAAGAGGTCATCTACTGGGTGACCCCGGAGTACGGTTATGCCACGCTTGACGACGCGTGGTCCACCGGCTCGTCGATCATGCCGCAGAAGAAGAACCCCGACATCGCCGAGCTGACCCGCGGTAAGACCGGAAGGCTCATCGGCAACCTTTCCGGGCTGCTGTCCACGCTCAAGGGCCTGCCGCTGGCATATAACCGGGATCTGCAGGAAGACAAGGAGCCGGTCGTCGATTCGGTGGCCCAGCTGCGCCTTCTTTTGCCCGCGATGACGGGCATGATCTCGACGCTGACCTTCCACCCCGAGCGGATGCTCGAGCTGGCCCCGGCTGGCTACACCCTGGCCACGGACCTGGCTGAGTGGATGGTGCGCCAGGGCGTGCCCTTCCGTGAGGCCCACGAGGCCTCCGGCTCGGCGGTGCGCATCGCCGAGGCCCGAGGCGTGGGTCTTGACGAGTTGACGGACGACGAGTTGGCGAGCGTCGATAAGCGACTGACCCCAGAGGTGCGCGAGGTGCTCACCGTCGAAGGCGCCGTGGCTTCTCGCGCCACCCGGGGCGGTACCGCCGGCCCGCGCGTCGCCGAGCAACGCCAGCGGGTGATCGCCGCCGCCCGTGATCACCGCGCGTGGGCGAAAACCCCTGTCCGGGGGTAG
- a CDS encoding argininosuccinate synthase, with translation MTARVVLAYSGGLDTTIAIPYLAKMTGGEVVAVSLDLGQGGEDMESVRQRALDSGAVESIVVDAKEEFARDYCMPTIQSNGLYMGEYPLVSAISRPLIVKHLVEAAREHGGTHVSHGCTGKGNDQVRFEVSFMNTAPDLEIIAPARDYAWTRDKAIAFAEENDIPIEQSKSSPFSIDQNVFGRAVETGFLEDLWNPPTKDLYAYTEDPGIGNAPDEVIISFEGGIPVAIDGRKVTPLEAIEELNRRAGAQGVGRLDMVEDRLVGIKSREVYEAPGAMTLITAHKALEDVTLEREQARYKRLVDARWSEEVYDGLWHSPLKNSLDAFIRDTQTHVTGDIRMVLHAGKATVNGRRSGHSLYDYNLATYDSGDTFDQSLAKGFVQLHGLSSKIANKRNREAQ, from the coding sequence ATGACTGCTCGCGTTGTTCTCGCGTACTCCGGTGGTCTGGATACCACCATCGCCATCCCGTACCTCGCCAAGATGACCGGCGGTGAGGTCGTCGCCGTCTCCCTCGACCTCGGCCAGGGCGGAGAGGACATGGAGTCCGTGCGCCAGCGCGCCCTCGACTCCGGCGCCGTCGAATCCATCGTGGTCGACGCCAAGGAGGAGTTCGCCCGCGACTACTGCATGCCCACCATCCAGTCCAACGGCCTGTACATGGGGGAGTACCCGCTGGTCTCCGCGATCTCGCGGCCCCTCATCGTCAAGCACCTGGTCGAGGCGGCCCGCGAGCACGGCGGCACTCACGTCTCCCACGGCTGCACCGGTAAGGGCAACGACCAGGTCCGCTTCGAGGTCAGCTTCATGAACACCGCCCCCGACCTGGAGATCATCGCCCCGGCCCGCGACTACGCCTGGACCCGCGACAAGGCCATCGCCTTCGCGGAGGAGAACGACATCCCGATCGAGCAGTCCAAGTCCTCTCCGTTCTCCATCGACCAGAACGTTTTCGGCCGCGCCGTCGAGACCGGCTTTTTGGAGGATCTGTGGAACCCGCCGACCAAGGACCTCTACGCCTACACCGAGGACCCGGGCATCGGTAACGCCCCGGACGAGGTCATCATCTCCTTCGAGGGCGGCATCCCCGTGGCTATCGACGGCCGCAAGGTCACCCCGCTCGAGGCGATCGAGGAGCTCAACCGCCGCGCCGGCGCCCAGGGCGTGGGACGGTTGGACATGGTCGAAGACCGCCTCGTGGGCATTAAGTCCCGCGAGGTCTACGAGGCACCGGGCGCGATGACCCTGATCACCGCCCACAAGGCGCTCGAGGACGTCACCTTGGAGCGCGAGCAGGCCCGCTACAAGCGCCTGGTCGACGCCCGCTGGTCCGAGGAGGTCTACGACGGCCTGTGGCACAGCCCGCTGAAGAACTCCCTGGACGCGTTCATCCGCGACACCCAGACTCATGTCACTGGGGATATCCGCATGGTGCTGCACGCGGGTAAGGCCACCGTCAACGGCCGCCGCTCCGGCCACTCGCTCTACGACTACAACCTGGCCACCTACGACTCGGGTGATACCTTCGACCAGTCTTTGGCCAAGGGCTTCGTCCAGCTGCACGGCCTGAGCTCCAAGATCGCCAACAAGCGCAACCGCGAGGCGCAGTAA
- a CDS encoding arginine repressor, with translation MTSSITRTARQGKILEILGKTRVSSQVQLSELLLDEGIDITQATLSRDLDELGARKIRPDKGRAYYALAGTEAEPHTRPGGPREKLRRMLDELVVHVDHSHSLAVLRTPPGAAQYLASFIDRVGLEEVVGCIAGDDTIFVLAREPLTGEELANLFTHR, from the coding sequence GTGACCTCCTCGATCACCCGCACCGCCCGCCAAGGCAAGATCCTCGAAATCCTCGGCAAGACCCGGGTGTCTTCCCAGGTGCAGCTCTCTGAGCTGCTTCTCGACGAAGGCATCGACATCACCCAGGCCACCCTGTCGCGGGATCTCGACGAGCTCGGCGCGCGCAAGATCCGCCCCGACAAGGGCAGAGCATATTATGCACTCGCCGGTACGGAGGCGGAGCCTCACACCCGCCCCGGCGGGCCGCGGGAGAAGCTGCGCCGCATGCTCGACGAGCTTGTCGTGCACGTCGATCACTCGCACTCGCTGGCGGTGCTGCGCACCCCGCCGGGAGCTGCGCAATACCTGGCCAGCTTCATCGACCGGGTGGGCCTCGAGGAGGTCGTCGGCTGCATCGCGGGCGACGACACCATCTTCGTCCTCGCCCGCGAACCTCTGACCGGCGAAGAACTCGCCAACTTATTCACCCACCGCTAA